In a single window of the Melanotaenia boesemani isolate fMelBoe1 chromosome 22, fMelBoe1.pri, whole genome shotgun sequence genome:
- the LOC121633615 gene encoding protein Z-dependent protease inhibitor-like, producing the protein MTSSVLLSLVVLVLLLGPVSSQNLDPALEDLIQRNTDFGTRLYRAVASRTDDNVFLSPLTLSAGLIALLTTTSGPTQDQLLQGLTLTGLDPQNLPDQFQTLRNTVFQKDAVQNLQQGVAIFPAQGFQVSTSYLDLVQTKFGGKVQSLNYMANFDAIDAINRWAQNQTGERVQELLSILDTQTQLLIATAASYQSKKVPHVLKEFFPACFSPVFNSSSTQDERFYMNKYQVVMVPMMSRADKYFLAYDRLVKAGVLKLPLADGAAMLVVLPDEGVDITAVEEEVTSGKIRTWEVGGAASSFLVGASLLSEKRPSDS; encoded by the exons ATGACTTCCTCCGTCCTCCTCTCATTGGTCGTCCTCGTCCTCCTGCTGGGTCCAGTTTCCTCTCAGAACCTCGATCCTGCTTTGGAGGACCTGATCCAGAGGAACACAGACTTTGGTACCCGTCTCTACCGAGCCGTCGCCAGCCGAACGGACGACAATGTCTTCCTGTCTCCTCTCACGTTGTCTGCCGGACTAATCGCTCTGCTGACCACCACCAGCGGTCCAACCCAGGACCAGCTGCTTCAAGGACTCACACTGACCGGACTTGACCCTCAGAACCTGCCAG ATCAGTTTCAGACTCTGAGGAACACGGTCTTTCAGAAGGATGCGGTCCAGAACCTCCAGCAGGGCGTGGCCATCTTCCCTGCTCAGGGTTTCCAGGTGTCCACATCCTATCTGGATCTGGTTCAGACAAAGTTTGGGGGGAAGGTTCAGAGTTTGAACTATATGGCAAATTTTGATGCCATCGACGCCATCAACCGCTGGGCCCAGAACCAGACCGGAGAACGGGTCCAGGAACTGTTGTCCATCCTGGACACGCAAACCCAGCTGCTGATTGCGACCGCCGCCTCTTACCAGAGTAAGAAAGTCCCACATGTTCTTAAGGAATTT TTTCCTGCGTGCTTCAGCCCGGTCTTTAACTCGTCCTCCACTCAGGACGAGCGTTTCTACATGAACAAGTACCAGGTTGTCATGGTTCCCATGATGTCCCGGGCCGATAAGTACTTCCTGGCGTACGACCGCTTGGTGAAGGCCGGCGTGCTGAAGCTGCCGCTGGCGGACGGAGCGGCCATGTTGGTGGTGCTGCCCGATGAAGGCGTAGACATCACTGCTGTGGAAGAGGAAGTGACATCAGGGAAGATCCGGACATGG GAAGTTGGAGGTGCAGCTTCCTCGTTTCTTGTTGGAGCGTCCCTACTCTCTGAAAAACGTCCTTCAGACTCTTGA
- the LOC121634113 gene encoding ribonucleoside-diphosphate reductase subunit M2-like, with product MHRFAESFKTHPRSTQPPTMTCLSVKKSHSQLFTVAGSGEPVSMLLERQEFLTDALPVRLIGMNCDMMKQYIEFVADRLLLERGFSKIYWVENPFDFMENISLEGKTNFFEKRVGEYQRMGVMSGPTDNAFRLDADF from the exons ATGCACAG GTTTGCAGAGAGCTTCAAAACTCACCCTAGAAGCACCCAACCCCCAACCATGACCTGTTTGTCTGTGAAGAAAAGCCACTCACAGCTTTTCACAGTGGCGGGTTCAGGAGAACCAGTCAGTATGCTGTTGGAGAGACAG gagttCCTGACCGACGCTCTGCCGGTGAGGCTGATCGGGATGAACTGCGATATGATGAAGCAGTACATCGAGTTTGTAGCTGACAGACTGCTGCTGGAGCGCGGCTTCTCTAAG ATCTACTGGGTGGAGAACCCCTTCGACTTCATGGAGAACATCTCTCTGGAGGGGAAGACCAACTTCTTTGAGAAGCGGGTTGGCGAGTATCAGAGGATGGGCGTGATGTCGGGTCCCACAGACAACGCCTTCAGACTGGACGCTGACTTCTGA
- the LOC121634105 gene encoding oocyte zinc finger protein XlCOF6.1-like, with the protein MESYQAEPRVPCHTGGTMAQSRWGAVDNRLVAPLKSEDDDKEPRSWSYSAHLHQAQTEGNTDVETPTNNPDKQIKSESDGEDCGGPELTSNPDPSSYLQPDSDKKASDSSEIKHLSHLKPEMEDDDKSWNPTKEHGSGVPGDVESNSAKKSLICSECGKEFHYRKSFQRHLTQHSDERSFSCTNSKKHFKVAQNVNVQKRVHTGKQTVRCDVCGKISSNKVNLGIHMKIHTGDKPFSCNECGQRFSHKTHLNRHMRIHTGERPFSCDECGQRFSHKTSLNEHIRIHTGDRPFSCGECGQRFSQKASLNRHLRIHTGDKPFGCDECGQRFSQKPILDQHMRIHTGDRPFSCGECGHRFSQKTHLNRHMRIHTGDKPFSCGECGQSYRIKTSLDLHMRIHTGEKPFACGVCGKQFRWLQSLKGHMRFHTK; encoded by the coding sequence ATGGAGTCTTATCAAGCAGAACCTAGAGTCCCATGTCATACTGGAGGAACTATGGCCCAATCAAGATGGGGAGCAGTTGATAACAGGCTGGTGGCTCCACTGaagagtgaagatgatgataaaGAACCTCGGTCTTGGTCATATTCAGCCCACCTTCATCAAGCCCAAACTGAAGGCAACACAGATGTAGAGACTCCAACCAACAACCcagataaacagataaaatcagAAAGTGATGGAGAGGACTGTGGAGGACCAGAACTAACCAGTAACCCAGACCCAAGCAGTTATTTACAACCAGATAGTGACAAAAAAGCTTCAGACTCTTCTGAGATAAAACATTTGTCACATTTGAAACCTGAAATGGAAGACGATGATAAAAGTTGGAATCCCACGAAGGAACATGGGTCAGGTGTACCCGGTGATGTGGAGAGTAACTCTGCCAAAAAATCCCTCATCTGCTCTGAATGTGGTAAAGAGTTTCACTACAGAAAGTCTTTCCAGAGACACTTGACACAGCATTCAGATGAAAGGTCTTTCAGCTGTACGAACagtaagaaacattttaaagtagcacaaaatgtaaatgtgcagaaaagagtccacacaggaaaacaaacagttagatgtgatgtttgtggtaaaatCTCTAGTAATAAAGTAAATCTTGGGATACACAtgaaaatccacacaggagacaaaccattcagctgtaatgaatgtggacaaagatttagtcacaagacacacttaaaccgacacatgagaatccacacaggagagagaccattcagctgtgatgaatgtggacaaagatttagtcacaagaCAAGCTTAAACGAACATAtaagaatccacacaggagacagaccattTAGCTGTggggaatgtggacaaagatttagtcaaaaggcAAGCTTAAACCGACAcctgagaattcacacaggagacaaaccattcggctgtgatgaatgtggacaaagatttagtcaaaagccAATCTTagaccaacacatgagaatccacacaggagacagaccattCAGCTGTGGGGAATGTGGACATAGGTTTAGTCAAAAGACGCACTTAAACCggcacatgagaatccacacaggagacaaaccattcagctgtgggGAATGTGGACAAAGCTATAGAATAAAGACAAGCTTAGACCtgcacatgagaatccacacaggagagaaaccatttGCTTGTGGGGTTTGTGGTAAACAGTTTAGGTGGCTTCAAAGTTTAAAAGGACACATGCGTTTCCACACAAAATAG